The sequence TATCCAGCAGGTAGTCCTGATATTTATGCCAGTCTACCGCCGGGAAAAGGTTGGTATTGATCACATCAGACAGGTTGTCCAGCGACTCAGGGCGAATCAGCCCGGTCAGCTCCGGGATACCACCATTCTTGGAATAGTCATCATCCAGATTGATACCGCCAGCAGCTTCTTCGGCTGCAATATCCAGTGCAGGATCCAGGTAGAAGCTATTGCGGGTATCGCGATGAATCTCACCTTTTCGATACTTTGCACCAAAACGCAGCGTATCGACGATGCCATAGTCCAGAAAGTAATCCACGTCGAGCTGGGCATAGGTCTCTTCCTGAGTACCGGTAACAAAGCTGGAGTCCGTGGCACCTGCATCAGCTTCACCACCTATACCTGCGGCCAGATTATTAATCATGTCAGGGTCCATATAGGTGGTCATCTTTCGGTCAGAAAAATCATATCCGTAAAACAATGATGATTCCCCTGCGTAGTAAGCCGCACGGTATTTCTCAGAGGGACCGCCTTCAGCTTCGGTATGACCGGCTACAACGCGTGCGTTGAAGTTCAGGCCTTCATATTCCATAAAGAAATCGAAGGTATCAGAGGTGGACTCTTCAATCTTGTACTCGCCGTTCATTCTTGGAATTGGCGATACCTGCTGTTCACCGGATACGCCTACATGATAGTCGATACCGGTAACAAAATTGGCCGCTTCATTGACTCTGACGTCAGTCCAGAAGCGATCATTATTGTTCCACTCCGGGTACTCCAGTTGATTGAGAATGGAGTCCTGCCCCAAAGTGAACCGAAAGTAGTTCATCCCGACTTCCAGATTATCGGTGGGCCGCCACTGTAACGTCAGCTGTGTACCAGTGCGCTCGCGCTCTTCTTCCAGTACTTCCTGAACCATACTCTGAGCGGCATAGCCCGTGGCCCCCCTTCAACTTCCTGATTATCAACCCTCTCGGTGTACAGGTAGTTCTGGTTCATAATATTGATACGTGAGGTTTGAGAGCGGTTGGTACGATCCTGCCTGGTGTAGCCCAGCAAGAGACCTAGATCTTCATCGTCGTTTTTCCACGAGTACACGCCACTGAACTGAGGTTCATTCTTGTCGGTGATATCGGAGTTGGTCGCCTCAATATTAAAGATACCGGAATTTTTTTCCATATCCAGCGGCTTGCGAGAATGCAGTAAAATGGTACCACCAACACCCCCCTCATCCAGACGGGCCTCGGAAGATTTAAATACCTCCACTTTCTGAATCATAGTTGACGGCAGCAGTGCATAAGAAAAAGAGCGGCTTGGTTCGCCGGGAGAAGAGGCAATGAAATTACCGTTTAACTGAGTAAAAGTCAGATCGGAAGATAACCCACGGATGCTGACCGTGGCACCTTCACCTCCGCTTCGCTGGATTACCACACCAGGAACACGTTGCAATGAATCGGCAACGTTTTTATCCGGGAATTTACCGATGTCTTCGGCCGTAATGGCATCCACCACTGAGTTTGACAGTCGCTTGATCGCCAGGTTTTCTGCAGCCGAAGCACGGATGCCGCGTATTTCAATCACTTCGGTATCTTCAGCCGCAGACTCCGTATCAGCGTCCTGCGCCTGAGCCATACCCGCCCCCATGGCGCTGATGATGGACAGACAGAGCAGTGTTCGGTTAAAGCCTCTTGTCTGTGAGGCTTCGTGTGTCGTATTCCTGGTTGCCATTAGCTTCTCCACTTGGATTCATGTAATCGTAAACACTGAATTTCTAAATTTTCATTTATATCTTTTTTATCAGTGAGTTATAAATTCTTATAAAATCTTCATACATTCTGATTACAAAGTTTAAATGTAATCGATTACAAACGAGATAAAATACTAGCCTCACAAAAACATGCTGTCAACAGAGTGGCTTTATTTTATTACAATTTATTAACTAAGGTCTTTAAGGATTGATGCTATCTTTTTGATATGAAAGTACTTTTCTATTCGTCGCAACAAGAAAGGGAGGCATCAAAAGCAACCTTATGGCAACAAAGCATGCCGCTAGTCCTGATGCACAGGGCCTGTACTGTGTCGTTCAATCAGGCTGAAAGGCAAAATCTCCCGGGTCCGGGTCAGAGGCTGGCGGTTAATCATTCTGGATAAGACCTCAACCGCCCGCCTTCCCATATCATAGGCCGGTTGGTCTACTGTGGTCAGCGGCGGATCCATATAGGCTGAGGTACGCACATTATCAAATCCTGTTACTGAGATATCTTGCGGTACCCGCAGACCATGGCGTTTTATTTCATGAATGGCACCCAGAGCGATGTCGTCGTTAAAACAGAATACCGCCGTTGGCGGTTGCTTGTGAGCCAGTAGCTGCTGAATACCTTCAATACCGGTTTCTATCCGGTAACTGCCGCCCACCAGCATATCCTCGTCAAAACTGATGCCTTCTTCGGTAAGCACACTCTTGATACCGGAGAGCCTGTCATGATGGATCTGGCTGGCAATTTGCCCGGCTATTACCCCAAAGCGCTTGTGGCCATAGCCGATAAGATGGTGCGTCAGGGCCCGTCCGGCGGCGTAGTTATCCAGTTCAATAAAAGGATAATCCGGATGACCGGCAATACGTTCACAGACGCTGACCATAGGTATCGAAGCGGCAAGATCTGCATCATTGTCAGAAAAAGGGAAAGAATGGTCTAGCTGGATCAGACCGTCGGCCCGGTTGGTTAATACCATACTGGCGTATTCATGCTCCCGCTCAGCTTTACCCTGGGTATCACCCAACAACACCGAGAAGCCCTTTTCCTGGGCGGCCTGCTCTATACCCTCGATAATTCGCATAAAGAAGGGATTCACCAGGTTCGGTACCAATACCACAATAGAATTAGACTTGCCGGTTTTAACGCTGGTAGCCAGCCAGTTGGGCCGATAACCAGCTTGCTTGACCGCCTTCATCACCTTCTCGCGGGTCTGCGGCGTAACCAGATCCGGGCTTTTCAGCGTCCTCGACACCGTCGCCGTCGATACCCCCGCCAACTGGCTTACTTTTTTAATATTGGTCATGGTGTTAAGCACTTTTATTGGACTAACGCTGTTAACAACCTCTGCTCAGTACCCGAGCAGAGAATCACAGGCTAACAGCTACTGGTTGCATATAATTCCATTGCCGGGCCGTAATAGCAAGGGCGTTGTAATCGATATCATACAAACCGGCAGCTACCAA comes from Lacimicrobium alkaliphilum and encodes:
- a CDS encoding LacI family DNA-binding transcriptional regulator: MTNIKKVSQLAGVSTATVSRTLKSPDLVTPQTREKVMKAVKQAGYRPNWLATSVKTGKSNSIVVLVPNLVNPFFMRIIEGIEQAAQEKGFSVLLGDTQGKAEREHEYASMVLTNRADGLIQLDHSFPFSDNDADLAASIPMVSVCERIAGHPDYPFIELDNYAAGRALTHHLIGYGHKRFGVIAGQIASQIHHDRLSGIKSVLTEEGISFDEDMLVGGSYRIETGIEGIQQLLAHKQPPTAVFCFNDDIALGAIHEIKRHGLRVPQDISVTGFDNVRTSAYMDPPLTTVDQPAYDMGRRAVEVLSRMINRQPLTRTREILPFSLIERHSTGPVHQD